CACTGCCCCCCCCCCCTGATTGAAATTCTAGCTACGCCCATGATaaccataattataaatttataatacacacaatttgtttattgttatccTTGATTgtcttaaataactttttatttattaatgtaatggAAAATAATTAGCCTATTgttcttattaatttgttgCAGCCACCATCCACCAGCAACTTAATCTAACATAATATGCGGTAcaactattttaatgatttactgattttaatttatttgaatattttgattatgtatttaattgggATGCTAGAGATTACGTAGGTATCTATTGTGTCTTATCTAGTCTaggttttataaacaaaaaaaaaacatagatactttttactcccatataaataattatgctaacaattattttatactgaaaATTTGTGGACATACAGgtaatcataaattcataccCGACACCTGTTTAGGTTTAGTAaagaattaacaattttaattaacgaAAAACAAAATGCTCATCAAactttcaaaactttaaaataacttgtatcttatttaaattttaatattcgtaacaaatataaaataattacaatataggtatcatgaatacaaattatttattaattttttttttttttttaaagtttgatacaaaatagaacaatatgaacaattgatggaaatatttattaataaaactcatGTTGAGTCAATCAACTGtcactaaattattttggaatttttataatttacaaaactcTTCCGTCTAAGGAGTTGCCTGATTTTAtgctttataataatgttgaagctctaatattaatattgttaatctaTTGTAACTCTTCTCAAacgtataaaaattgaaatatttaaatgtcttaACCAACTATAagagtgataataatattaattcataatatttttgaaaattctttataatttgtaatgtaaaaaatttttcTCATATAGTGATGTTGAATGAATTATTACTCCGCGCCCTACgggttctaataatatttcctgTAAATGTCTAAAAGAAACAGCATTCATTTTGTCACCAATTACAGGGACGTCATTAAGTGAAGGGAaaggaatatgaaattttttattttaaatattgttatatatacatgtcatatataatgtataccgaGCTTTTTAGGATTAGGGCTTATCTATATGTAGCGGAATTTTTTACCACGATTCAATTTGCccaattctatattttaatttatattcctaAAGTaaaggaatattatattattgtacgtacAACAACCAGCGGTGAAtccagttatttttttagtaaaagggggattattaaaaaaaatttatatatgaaattataaactagttttaattatatatttatatgcacacTACACGCGGAGCtgaacttatatattatttgtgtaaactatGAAGCGTTAACACTTTATTctcttttcaaaatattagtatttatttttaattttgaagacATTTCGGGAGTTTTACCTCCTGTCCTCCCATTTAATACAACCActgacaacaataatatcaattattgtaatatcagTAGATAATCATTAGTCATATAATTTCTGGTTGTTCGCTTCAACTGACTCGGGTAGTAGTAACGCCTCCGCGTCGCACAACTTTATCCGCCTCTACCCAGTCGCGACCACTGGCAGACATCATACATATATGGTGCCACGATCACCAGACCACTTACCTCACAGACGCCGGCCAGTCAAATCTTTTTGTATGTCTTGCCAAAATTTTAATCAcagaattgattattatatatttatatttaagccaTACACCGTTGTTTCtgtggttttatttttgtgcagTGGATATATTAAAGAATGTAACAAGAAAAATTcactaatagttaaaaaatattttgttgtaaaaatttgaGAAAATACTCAGacagttgtttattattttatgattatgtttaaacttataaatattttactaatatcgTCCATATATCCCATATATATGAGAGGACCTGTGAAAATTATGTAGTATCATCTGTAGATTGGCTGTTAAAGCCATAGTTACTTACacctatttaagtatattatattctatatttaagaTAGATATGACGTATTGACATTGTACAAGACTATTACAGCAAAAAATCAATTAGGTACAagactgtatataatataatatgtaggtagaaCATAGATATACAATcagtagaataattttattctaatagatttttaaaaatgtagttaataataatattcaagtttattattaatagaatcATACTGTGAACCATTGGACCAATTAAAACTTCTACTCCTAGAACACCTAGGTTTGTAGTGTTTGTACTAATTCATATAgcatctatttatattttttaaactagtcTATGCAAtgttataagtacttaaactTTTTTGGTCATCAGGATAAaggatagtttttataaaagttgaacaattttaacttattttaatatgaatgatattaaaattaaaaattgttcaatggataattgaataaataattggtaTTCAATAACAAGCaaataataaaccaaaatgagataatataatttagagtaTAACACAgacatttgtaatttttctttagatggattaaaaattataatatataaataagaggttgtcaatttatttaatgtagtgtcatatttaataattttactagtaGCATAAGACTGGTGGCAGTATAAGTGATTTAAATGCCATAATCAAGGCACacacaaaagaaaataaaagttttgtagaaaaaaaaacaaacaaacattaGAGCTACACAAGAGGACCAAAAACCATAATagaatgatatttaattagtttaactaAAATTTCAATCGTCATCGTCTTCTTCGTCTTCAGATTCTGCCTCAGCCAACCAAGTTAGCCAAGTGTTTACTTGGAATAATGCTTTGCCTTTGCCCGGATATGCATCGGTTACATCTTCACGCCACTTTAAGAAAGCTTCCTCTTCAACAATTTCCAACTCATACATCAAATTGAACCATCTTAGCAATAAGCCTTTCGGGAAatcaagtgaaaaaaaatatgtttgtaatgCATAGATGGCATTCATTTGTAGATCATTTTGGTCGTCAAAAAATGTTCTCATTATTGGTTTGAATTTTTCTAGAAGGCTCTTTTCTTTTTCCAAATCAGCTTTTGAGGCATTTACTTCTATACTATTGGTCTCTTGTGTTATAAATTTGACCATCACTGTGGTCAAGGCTGTAATAAAACCAGGATCTATATAATGGACTGGATCTAAATTTTCTTTAATCCATTTGTAAAATTGTGTTGGGTTTGGATCACTAGTTATCTGTTTCCACAAGTCAGATTGTATACGTAGCAATGGAAATAGGAAAGTTAGATTACGTTCTTGTAAAATTTCAGCAAGCTGTTCTTTAGTTCTTAAAGATTCGGGTAAAGTATTTAGTAAATTGACTTTACTTTCTTTGAACACTGTTGTTAGTTCGTTTTTTCCTATGACTTCATTTAAATCTTGTAAGACCATTAAGAACGCTGGATATCTTTTACCATTCTCTGATACCTCAGCTAGTTCTGAAATAGAAGACACATTTTGACAGATTTCAGCAGCATATTTGGaaaaacgtttatataatgttttatcatcATCGGACTCATACTCAGGTCCTTTCAATATAAAACGTTTTAGACAATCTATAGCTATAGATTCAGAAATAATACTTTGTTTTTTGGTCTCTTGAGTGAAACGGAATAATAATTCTTCATCCAAATCAACTCTTTTGCGAAACCGTTCAAAAAGGAGAACATACATAACGTCTGCTAAAAACCTATCAGGCACTTTGATATCTGCAAATGCTTTTGCTGCTTTCGCTGCATCCATGGATGGATCTGTGCCAAGTTTATCCAAAATATCTAATCCTTTCTTTATAGCTTCTTCTTTAGAAACTCCCTTAtcttttttcatgtttttatgcTTATCGTgtgaattttgtttaatttgaatcTGTTGTACTTCTGTTAActttatttgatttgattgACCTAAGTGAGTCATAGATAATGGCGGtggttttatttgaatttgtttacATAACATACTATTTGCAGCTGGACGTAAGGACATATCTTCTGGTTTAGTACCTTGTTGCACACGCAAAAGTTTCTTAATATTTGGACCAAGATCtttcatattgttattgtttatattattatttgtattattattttgctgggtattaatagtatagttTATTCTAGCTGGTGGATAATAGTTATTGCcagagttaatatttaatagtcgtTGGTGGTTTTTATGACCATttacattatagtaattacCAGAATTGGTAAAACCATTTatggaattaaatttatctggCATTGTAGAATTGAATGGTAATACCGGAGTAGAACTTATCATATCATCTCGTATTTTTAGTGAACGTCTGAACATTTCTTTAGACTGATTCACATTTTGCATTTGGTTGTTTCTCTGATTCTGTCCATTTGTTTCTCCACTCACGATATCAGTCAcctaaaaacaaacattaaattaatattataatttaattaaaaatgttgagtaaaaatactattgttttataaaaatttaaaacttttattataagtttaaatcaacatacatttaatattgtaaggcTGAAAGTTAGTCATTAAAAATGCTAtcaataaaaacttgaaattttaatatgtatgccATAACTGAAAATATATCCTAATAGTATACAACCTAcactctttttaatttttgtgatgATCTACAACACTTAAGTTTgtgtaaaaagtatatattactgAATTCATATACTATTGtgctataatactattaatgattattgcaatacaatttacatactTCAGATTATAGAAATGTAATACTTGTATACACACGTAAATTATGAAGATATtctctaatttaaaattattataaatagactaCAAAACTGTTAATTCTAAGATAAGCTAGAATCAtttctttttatgtttatagaaagatattttaaatcaaattaacaaaacttattgattcaaataaaagtgtgattactttaatacattaacaattttaaaaaagtttaatttatattttcttatgtcatgtacataaaataaagtcaGTTATTATGTTGTCAGCGCCAGATTGGCAAGGTATTGGCCTACAGTTTAAggttttttaatgtttgattaTACCTACAGCTACTGTACAGTTTAATAATTCtatgtaattacattttttactaacaATTGTCAGTACAAATGAGTTTTATCATTacctgttataaaaaaaaaaaagttatgaccaaatactcatataataaataaaactatttagcaatttttaaatttattataaaagattttaaactatatatgaatattaaagtctaaagaaattttatttatcaaatatttaagaaaaaagattattcaattgaatattGGGGTGCTTCCAAATATAACTCAAGacgtttttaatttccaatccagaaaataattaataagtgaaaaaatataatactattttatctatttaacaGGACCTAATCtaagaaaaatttattagAGTGGATTCCACTTAATATGTGCAAAATGGTCGGATAccaatataaatgcatattaacaAGATTAAAAAAAGCCACGTATATAGTCACTCAATTCGGTTTATGtgggtaatttttattttaagatagtgttagaatatacacatatgtatttaaaaacaactaattTAATCGGGTTTCGTCATATCTATGAGATTGTGTTTattgaaagtaataaaaaatactgggtaccatttaaaaaatcttaaaacccTTTTCTGCATATTGTACCAAAAATGAcacaaattagttttttgtagtttctattgttgaaaataaagtaaCAACATTACTACATATACGGCCAGCTACTTAGATGTAAGTATGTAATTAGTAGTAAAATTGTGAACTtcagatgaaaaataaacgactgaaaatattattgttgtgcaaAGTGCAAAACTACTCACTTTAtgttacaacaataacaatttgataCTAATGATACTACCAatctttggtaaaaaaaatctttcttGTAGTACTTTttgtccaaaatattttaaaaataagtaaaatacttattgaaatattcaaatatatcataacCTAATTATGTGCCAAAAATTAATCCTTAATCAACTTTTAAGGGTAGCTtcacttgaatattttttaaatatttatcccaTCCTCCTGgtgttttttacaataagtacatttttatcggaaaaaataaaaattcatgcaGAAATTTTGTTgacttttttttgatattatatatttttttttttttttaaaaccaatttcagtttttatggACAATCGCTTAATGTGGGCAAACAGGGTTGGTCCCAACATGCTCACATTAAGCAGAATCCACTGCACATGATTTAAAACTAACCTGATCCATGAGCATTGGACCTTCTGTGGTAGTAGCTTTTCGTGGTACCCAGTTGTCCTTTCTCAATTGCATGGTGTCCAACAACATAAATTTGATTCTCAATGGCAGTTCAGGATTTTCAGCATACTGAGCAATTCTATCAAAATACTGATTCATCAGTGGTTTTGCTTTTTCCGTGTCCAATATGCGACCACATGTTTTCATTATCTGACACAAGCATTCGAGGTCCTCCGCCGCGTCCTTGACATTGGACTTCCTCGGGAATAACTGTTGAATGCACAAGTGCAATATTTGTTCCGCCACGATCTCCAACTTGCCAAGTTCGCCGATGAAGCGTATGTTGCCCAACATCTTGCGCTTAGCCacctataaatcaaaatataatataggtaattaaatataaaatatttattatatagtttaaattacacgtgaaaatataaaaattcatcagattatgtataagaaaaaacatacaacttatgttaatatattataatacgtagttTGAGGTCTCTAAAAAAGAAACGCATTTTTAtccacaaataaaattattataaaaatagaattttttaatttatcttaccTGTCGTCGTTCTTCATCTTCTGGAGATAATGGTGTTCCATTGTCATTGTCAAACTCAGCAGTTGCTTTAGAACGGTTATCAAATTCGACCTTGCAcctttttagtaataattcgCGAAAAGTGTTTGGATCTTGGTCAATTAAGAAGTTTGATGCCTCGTCGCTGAGCCGTTTGCACAGCTGTGCGTACATAGAACTATACTTAGGTTCATCGAGAgctttttcaaaaatcaaaaatatgacaCCCTTCAGTACAACACTGGTGTTTAAcccaatttgtaaaatatcatcactcagtttttgaaatttatcagGCGTAAGCTTATTAAGAATGCCGCGCACCTTGCGAAACACGGCATCATTAGCGTCCTCTTGGGCGAGTGCATCGCGTCTGATTATCGAGGGAGGTATCCAACGCGGTTGCTGATTGGATTCGGAACGGGCGTCGTCCCTTCCTCCGAAGACACGAGAAGCACCCCCGCGTTCTGCGTAGACGTCCGTCGTGTCTTTACGTGTCACCTGCGGGGACGAATATGTCTCTTCCTCCCTATTATCCAACGTTAAactggatattttaatatgagacACCACTATAGGTGTATTACGGTAGACTCTTACAGGTAAAAATGAACTACGCGAAATCTTGATTTTTGGTTGAGTATCACAGCTATAATTCCAtgcaaatttctaaaaaatataaaaatacatagataaacattatattaatccaGCAGTTAtatggatataataaaattgtattttaattgtttaaaatacaaattgaagaggtacctatttataatagttacaacTAACTAATAAACTTGAttgttaacttataaaatttaaaaaaaattctttacttTCAGATTACTActttataggtaaattataaccataaaatcattaaaaatgcatatataaGTTCAAACagcttgtaatttatattaataattttcattaaatttctagttaaataaatttttaattcctaTTTAGATGCTTGCAGATAAAAGAAAATTcccttgataatttttttaaaatttaatgttatttaatagtcCAGTGAAGTATCTCTCAcataataaacctattataGGCCTAAACTTAGTAACCCAAACATCTAATTGATTAGTGATTATAATAGGACATTTATTCCACGAGTTCTAATAGTAACTTAATtagataggtatactatataggttatcaatttcaattacataaaggcaacaaaaatatattttcagcagatttaaaatcaagaattattattatactaaatgatCAACACAATTAAGTAAAATGAACTTTTCgacaaataaaatagtgaATCGACGCCCGAcgtcaaaattacaaaaataaaataaatacgacgGACACCGGATGTCCGGACTTCGTtgtatgtaaattacaattatggAAAGAGGTAGGGTGGTGTTTTACCTGCGGCGGCGTACGAAATAGTCAGAACGCGAAGTGGGCGAATGGTCCCTGAAGAATCACCGATAGATCACCGCGATTATTCTAGGTTAAGATCAAGCAGCGGACCGCTGACAACAGACAATGGATCACGCGTAATGAACGTCAATACGTCATCGAGATTTATAACACGTTCTGGATCACCGAACGGCAATCGCACGCGGAGGACGAAGACAAGGACGATGGagtatagcaaaaaaaaaaccagtgtGTAATGCACGGGGCGGGACGGGGGAAGAACGGCAGTGATGACGATCGTCGCTCCCTCAAACGGCACACCGCCGGAAAAAGGGTACTTTCCGATCAAGATTTTCGAAACACAATGGCGATGTAGGTCCaccaatacatttatgtatgacCGACGCTAAATTGCCGAAAATACGTCGTTGATCAACAGGTACACAaggaaaaacgaaaaatcgcAATTCCTTGAGTTGGAGATTTATACATTCTTTACCAGACGACGATgactgcacacacacacacacgcgcgcgcgcgtgctAGTGTAAATACATACAACGAACGTGCAACACACGCACGCGCAAGATATGTCTTTTTCTTGTTACCTTTGTTTAGAAGAAATCCATCGCGGAAAACGGAACGCTAGCTGCAAGGTTAGGTGTACCGATggaatgacaataataaaaagtaaaataactaaacaaaatacacGACGAAAACAACGTCCGACGGCGGGTATAAACGATCGAACAAagcaacagaaaaaaaaaatcaaaaataggaattataaataaaacgtaaaaacaGTCTAGAACGTAACGTTTGTTAGCGTGATACTGTGTAGCAGAAAAATCCACTTACGTACTTGGCTGCAGTTGCGTTCGGACTTTGTCGGGCAATCGTGACGGGAATTGATTGCgagccgtcgtcgtcgtcggtggggggcggcggcggcgatgaTGCCTCGACGGTGAGCGCAGACGACACGAGCGCACGGGACGACAACGCTATCGACAATATACGGAATTGGTAATTACGGAACCAACATCGGACGTTGCGCGTGTGTGTTGCAGTCTCgcagacaatatattataatatataatactcacCAAGCACCGCGGCAACAGTGCCGGCAACCGAGTGCGATCGGCGTGACCAACGTAAACACCCGGTGGCCCGTCGATTACACGAATTTCGACCGACGCATCCGTGTCTGTAACGCACGGAAACTTGTCGTTTTCGTAGTCGCTGAAATACGGAGTTGCATGCACTGCGGGCGTCCTTGTTTGGCGGCGGCTTCTCTCCCTCCCCAAAATCGACTACAACAACTACTACTACTAACGTTTActactacaataatttaacaaacttCAACTCCGAGTTTCTGACGTCGATCGCGTAGACGGTCATCCGCGCGTCACGAGTTCTCGCGACTTGCGATGCGACATTGGCCGTTGACCTATAGTGGCGATCCACGCGCTAGACGGCCATTGGGCCATTGACATTTTACACGGTCGACCACTATTAGTCATTAcactatgttattattattgttattactatttttatatcgtaCCACTGCCACCCGCCTACCACTTCATtcgttttgtaatattataaattattattttttttattaatgcagTACACTTCACTACGTATATCATAGATTTTCTCCGACAAGGGGAGCGTTGACTGTTGAGGGTTGCATTTGAGTAGGCTGGATATTCCTAAACGTAGaacatttctattttttttactatgttatCACTACCTAGTTTATGACTAAATAGGTCCCCAAGACCAAtgttttaagtacctacagcAATTGTACGGACTGTGACGGGTGTCTACAATACcatctaatttaaataaaataaatattgataaacaacaaataataaaaatataccatgCAATACAAATTACTAAACCTGAATCGAAGAGATCCGTTGTGCTTGAGTCCCGGAAAACCTAACAATTCTCTTAAAGCCCCTCTTAAAGTATAACCATTctcacttaaaaaaaactaattactattttagaagttgtataattttttttaattttttacttgttaaaataataacaactcaTTTATGACTAGTTAATTTaactaagttaaataattatcaataccataatattatattggtacccaaatttattaaagtcACCTCGACCAATGCAGAAGCCACTAGGGCACTAGCCAGtagtatataattagaaaattatattactgtttatactttatatacctatattaatataaaatacctatttctaACTCGTGCGAACAATATGTCTAAAActctaaaatatctaatattatataaattgtcgtctgtcaaattgataattattatttattgttaaatttgtataattttacattataattcaataattacattgtaaattgtaatacataccATACACGGCAACATACACTACAATAAACTATATGCTGTTCACAATTCCCACTTTCACTATTTTACAAACTTAACTAATTTGTTGtgaattaatgaatttaacattttatcatttttcgtgatataaatattttaaattttgagagATCTGAAAAGCAAATAATGTactgattttacaattattaggtatgcgaatttcttattttaaagcattttctatagaatgtttaatttacacaatatttaaactctttttgagctattctttgacattcaaaaaaattcattaaaattgcaaaactataaaattaattttgtagttaaaatttcatataaaatttagtatttcaaACTTaagatttcaaaatttaattcaatattcttatagaaaattattattgcactaaaaaaaaaagtaattctacaaataaatattttttttttttaatcatttgatttttaaatttttgacaaGATTGAATATAATCGAAAAATCAtgcgtaaaataacaatttattagcaaacgattttcttcaaataaaaacaaataattacaattttacttattttattgtttcatttaaaattttatttgtggcCTTGTGGAGGAgatataaaatcttaaatcttttaccattgattatatgtataattcttatattatatactatattattatgtattataaatactccTCTTACgacttacctatatattatatatagttatactatattttactattttactatacgcaatgacatttaaaaaatattttgattagttGTAAgcctaatattaatacaacaataCGTACTAcattgtaggtatattgttatatatgtgAAACGTATATAACCAGGGTCGGACTGGCTAGAGAGGCCTGTTGCACGTTTATATAACATAGACCATTATAACCCCTACCaaattactaatagtaaaataaattgatatgtaATGGGCCAAATGTAAACACAGACAAATGTTCACAAATCTCTTTTTTTACGTTGTaactcaaattttaaatttttaaagaattattccacgaaaaaaaaactatagatatagtatatatacctgGTTTAGCTGGTTTTCAAGTCGATCTTAGTTTACTTAATTGCTATTTATGG
This sequence is a window from Rhopalosiphum maidis isolate BTI-1 chromosome 1, ASM367621v3, whole genome shotgun sequence. Protein-coding genes within it:
- the LOC113560565 gene encoding eukaryotic translation initiation factor 4 gamma 2 — protein: MYAQLCKRLSDEASNFLIDQDPNTFRELLLKRCKVEFDNRSKATAEFDNDNGTPLSPEDEERRQVAKRKMLGNIRFIGELGKLEIVAEQILHLCIQQLFPRKSNVKDAAEDLECLCQIMKTCGRILDTEKAKPLMNQYFDRIAQYAENPELPLRIKFMLLDTMQLRKDNWVPRKATTTEGPMLMDQVTDIVSGETNGQNQRNNQMQNVNQSKEMFRRSLKIRDDMISSTPVLPFNSTMPDKFNSINGFTNSGNYYNVNGHKNHQRLLNINSGNNYYPPARINYTINTQQNNNTNNNINNNNMKDLGPNIKKLLRVQQGTKPEDMSLRPAANSMLCKQIQIKPPPLSMTHLGQSNQIKLTEVQQIQIKQNSHDKHKNMKKDKGVSKEEAIKKGLDILDKLGTDPSMDAAKAAKAFADIKVPDRFLADVMYVLLFERFRKRVDLDEELLFRFTQETKKQSIISESIAIDCLKRFILKGPEYESDDDKTLYKRFSKYAAEICQNVSSISELAEVSENGKRYPAFLMVLQDLNEVIGKNELTTVFKESKVNLLNTLPESLRTKEQLAEILQERNLTFLFPLLRIQSDLWKQITSDPNPTQFYKWIKENLDPVHYIDPGFITALTTVMVKFITQETNSIEVNASKADLEKEKSLLEKFKPIMRTFFDDQNDLQMNAIYALQTYFFSLDFPKGLLLRWFNLMYELEIVEEEAFLKWREDVTDAYPGKGKALFQVNTWLTWLAEAESEDEEDDDD